One Chitinivorax sp. B genomic window, GTCATCCAGCCACGCCACGCGGGTGACGTACCAATGCAAGGCAGGGGGCACCGGTTACAACGATACGATCACCTTGGCGACCCCCAACGGCAGTGCTGTCGAAACGGCCAGCCTGGCATGGGTTGGCCACCCCTCGACCTGCACCTGGACGGCCTATGGCCCCGGTGGGGTGCGCAGCATCACCGACACCATGACCACGGTGGCCAACACTGCCCCCAGCGTGACCTTGACCCACCCCGGCCAGGTGCGCAGCGGCGCATCCATCCTGTTGCGTGCGACCGCCAGTGATCCGGACAGCAACGATGGCGTTGCCAACGTCTACTTCTTCGTCAATGGCACGCTGATTGGGCCGGGCACCGTCAATGGCGGCCAATACGAACGTGCCTGGACCGCACCGGCCACCGCCGGCACCTACACGATCACCGCGCAGGCCGTTGACCGCTGGGGCGTGCAGGGGCACAGCACGGTCACCCTGGTTGTGGAAGAGCGTAACCCTATGCCGGATCAGCCGGTTCCCAATGGCCATCCGGCTGGAACCCTGCCTGGACAGGTCGAGGTGACCGCTGCCGGGGCGGCCAGCTACAGCATTCCGATCGCGGTCCCACCCGGCACAGCGGGTGTGGTGCCCAGCATCAGCCTGAACTACAGCAGCCAGGCCGGTGACGGCATGATCGGCTATGGCTGGTCGCTGGGCGGACTGCCTGCCATTACCCGTTGCCCTAAAACCCGTGCACAGGATGGCATCGGTAATGAGCAGGCTATTTCCCTGACCGCTTCAGATCAATTCTGCCTGGAAGGGCAGCGATTGATGCTGGTCAGTGGCACCCATGGCGCCACCGCAGAATACCGCACTGAACTGGATGGCTTCAGCAAGATTCTGTCCTTTGGCAGCAACCCGGCCAATGGCCCGGTACGCTGGGAGGTGTGGACCCAATCCGGCAATCGCCTGGATCTGGGCAGCACCGACGATTCGCGGGTGGAAGCACAAGGCAAGACCGCCATCCTGAAATGGACCCTGGCCAAGCTCAGCGATGCGCGCAGCAACTATTACACCGTGGCTTACGACAAGCTCCCGGCGGAGGGAGAGCACTATCCACGCCTCATCACCTATACCGGCAACAGTAACCAGGGGGTGGCACCGTATAACGCCATCCGCTTCCATTACGATACCAGCCGCAGTGACCCGCAACTCGGGTACGTGGCGGGCTCCAAGGTCAGCGTGCTGCGTCGGTTACGGGCCATCCAGACCCATATCGATACGGCGGCCGATGGCTCGGGCGGGGCCATGGTGCGGGAAGTGTGGATTGGCTATGCGCAGAATCCGCAGACCAACCGCAGTCTGGTCACCAGTCTGACTGATTGTCATCAAGTGGGGGAATGTCTACCGGCCACCACCTTCAAGTGGACCGCCATGGGCGCGGCTGATCAGGGCTTCAATGGGGCCGGCAGTGGCGTGTGGGGGGGGCCGGCCGTGGCCATCCCCGATGGCGCCAACAAACAGGCCCACGTCAGCGGCACCGTCATTCCGGCCGACTTCAATGGCGATGGCAAGGTCGATCTGGCCACCTCGCGCGACAACGGGCAGTGGCAGGTCTGCCTCGCCACTGGTGACCGCTTTGATTGCCAGACCTGGTCTGGTCCCAATACCACCAGCCGCTTGGTGTTGCTGGGCGATTTCAACGGTGATGGACGCACCGACCTGGCCAAACCGCCCACCGTGGTCACCCGGCAAGACCCGTGGCAACTGTGCTTCTCCACGGGCAGCGGCTTCAGTTGTGAGCACTGGACCGGCCCGGTGTCCTATGGTGATGTCGTGGTCGGCGACTTCGATGGCGACGGGCGGACGGACATCGTCTCCTCGACTTCCCAGGTGTTGTGCCAATCCAAGGGGTTGGCCAGCGTGGCCACCGGCTTTGCCTGCCGGCCTTACGCCAACACCAAGCATCTGCTGCAGGCACCACGGATGCCATCCGGTGAGCCCAGCATGTTCCAGTTCCAGCCGCTTAGCCAGGATATCGATGGCGATGGGCGGGCTGATCTGATTCGTTTCGCCATCATCGGTGCCGTTGGCCAGTATGCTGACTTCTCGGCCTTGCGGGCGGATGGGCAAGGTTTCAACACCCTGGCCAATGCGCGTGGTGCGCGTGGTGGAGAGGATGTGCGCTACGCTACCGCCGGCGGCAGCTGGTTTGCCGATCACACCCGCGACCCGCTGCAATCCTACCCGGATTGGCTGGTGGGCTTTAAGCCCATCGACACGGTACCGAACACCGGTGCCTTGCAATACTGCAGCTTCACCGGGGCCGATATCCGCTGCCGGGATGTGTTCAAGAACAGCGATGTGCCGGACGTGTTCAACGAGCTGTTCGCCGACATCGACGGCGATGGCCGACCCGATGGCCTGCATTGGGATACCGCACGCGGCAGTTGGCGGCTGTGCCAGCTGAGCGCGGGCGCGGCCAGCTATAGCTGTAGCGACTGGGCCGGCCCGCGCGCGCCCGATTTCGCTGCCCACCTGTTCGGTGATTTCAATGGCGACGGCAAGACCGATCTGGCCCTCTATGACCAACCCAGCGGCAGCTGGCGGGTGCAGTTGGCCGGGGGGCCTAAACTGGACCTGTTGCGTGAAGTCACCAATGGCCGGGGCCACACCACCCAGGTCAGCTATCGCCCGCTGACCGATGACGCGGTCTATACCCCAGACACTACTCCGGTTGCCGGTGTGCGGAACGAGCGCAACAGTCAGCAGGTGGTGTCACAGCTGCAAAGTAGCAATGGCATGGGGGGCTGGTTCACCCGCAGTTACCGCTACAGCGGCCTGAAATCCGACCTGAACGGGCGGGGTTCGTTGGGTTTTGCCACCACCCAGGTGACGGATGTCTCGTCGTCGGTGGTCACCACCACCCACTACCGTCAGGACTACCCGTTCATCGGCCAAGCCGCGCTGATCAGCGAGCGCCACAGCAATGGCACCGAATTGCGCCGCGACAGCTATGACTGGGCCGAGCGGCCGACGGCAACCGCCGCCCTGTCTGGGCAGTCGATCCGGTTCCCGTTCGTGACCCGTCACGTGCAAACCCTGCGCGAACTGAACAATGGGGCAGAGATCGGCAGCCTCATCACTGAAGTGCCCGCCGACGGCAGTGGTTACGATGCGTTCGGCAACCTGACACTGCAAAAGACCCAGCAGCTGGCGCGGGGTGCAAGCCATGTCACGCTCACCCGCAATCGCTTCGACAACCACCCGGCCAGCTGGCAAATCGGCTTGCTGCGGGAAAGCATCCTGAATAAGCAGTTCGGCGAATCCAGCATCACCCGCACCACCACCTTCGATTACGACGGGGCTGGGCAATTGCTGCGCGAAACCCTGGAGCCGAACGAGGTCAGCCTGAAGGTGGTGCGCGAGCTGGGCCGCGATGGCTTTGGCAATGTCACCCGCAAGACCCTGCACTGGACAGACCCGGTCGCCGGCAGTGTTAAAACCCGCAAGGAGGAAGCGCGGCAATTTGATTCTACCGGCCGCTTCCCCCACACCTTCACCAATGCCCTGCAACACACCGAAACCCGTGACTACAGCAAACTGCATGGTGCCCTGACCTCGCTGACCGGGCCGAACCAGCTCACCACCCGCTGGCAATACAATGCCTGGGGGCACACGCTGCGGGAAAGCCGTCCGGACGGTACCGCCACCACCTGGACCAACCAGCGCTGCCTGGATGAATGCGGCGATGCGGTCAGCATCCTGACCACGCAATACTGGGCTGGCCAAACGCAGATTGCCGCACCGGAAGAAAGCCACTTCGACGCCCTGAACCGCCTGGTGCAAGCCCGCACGTGGGGCCGCAATGGCGTGGCGATTCAGGTGCAGCAGCGCTACGACCCCCGTGGCAACCTGGTGGCGGTATCGCGCCCGTTCGCAGCGGGCAGCAGCCCAGTCTGGGCCCGCTATGAGTTTGACGACCTGGGTCGCCAGACCAAGCGCATCACCCCGGATGACCAGGGGGTACTACAGCACGATCGCACCGATTATGCCGGGCTGCAAACCACCTATACCAATCCCAAATCGCAAACCCGCATCGAGTGGCGCAACGCCATCGGCAAACTGGACACCGTCATCGACGCCGATGGCAAAGCACTGCAGTTTGCCTATGACGCCTTCGGCAACCTGATCCGCACCCTCGACGCCAAGGGCAACCCTATCCAGATCGGGTATGACCGGCTGGGTCGCAAACGCAGCCTGCACGACCCGGACCTGGGGGCACGCCAATATGAGGTCGATCCCTTGGGGCAGGTGTACCGGCAAACCGATGCCAAACAGCAGGTCACCCACTTCACCCATGACGAACTGGGCCGGCTGACCCGTCGGCTGCAACCCGATCAGGACAGCCGTTGGTTGTATGACACCGCCGCCCATGGCATCGGCAAGCTGGCGGAAGCGTTCACGCTGCGGGGTGATGGCGGCAAGGACTATCAGCGCATCGAAAGCTACGACAGCCTGTCACGACCGTTGACCACCCGCACCAGGCTGGACTGGGACTACACCGCCACCCGCAGCTATGACCCCGCCGGGCGGCTGGGCAGCATCAGCTATGGGCGCACCAGCCATGGCGGCAGTAGCGGCCCCAGCCACACCGTGGTCTATGGCTACACCCCCTTGGGCTACCTGGAACAACTGACAGCCCAACGCCACGGCGCCGACAGCAAAGTGGTGTGGCGGGCCACCGGCACCGACACCGCCAACCGCATCAGCCAGGTGCAACTGGGCAATGGCCTGCGCAGCAACCGCACCTTCAACCAGTACACCGGTCGCGTGATGGCCATCAGCAGCGGGGCGGACAACGGCACCTCCACCAGCAATGGCGCCACCGTGCAGAACGACAGCTATGGCTATGACGTGCTCGGCAATCTGACCCGCCGCAGCCACCTGATGTGGACTGCCGGGCTGCCGTATCAGGAAAGCTTCAGCTATGACCCACTGAACCGGCTGCAGACCAGTCAGGTCAACGTCGGCGGCACCGCCCAACCGCCCATCAGCTATGGCTTCGATGAAATCGGCAACCTGAGCTACCGCAGCAATCTCGGTCACTACCGCTATCCGGCCAGCGGCGCCACCGCCATTCGGCCACATGCGGTCAGCAGCATTGTCGGTACCGTCAACGGCGTGGCCAACCCGGCCTTCAGCTATGACGACAACGGCAACCTGCTGAGCGGGGCCGGCCGCACCCTGAGCTGGACCGCGTTCAACCTGCCCAGCCGCATCAGTGACACCCGTCACGGCAGCCGCCAGGTCAGCTTTGCCTATGGCCCGGAATACCAGCGCATCCGGCAAACCCTCACCGGTGCCGCTGCCACCCAGCCGAACCGGGTGATCTACGCCGGCGCCATGGAAAAGGAAACCTACGGCCACCAGACCCTGCTCAAAACCTACCTGCCCAACGGCATCGGCTATCTGGTGGAAACCCTCGCCGGCAGCGACCCGGCCGCTACCGCCACCGGCCCCCAGCAGCTTGCCTATTTCCATCGCGATCACCTGGGCTCGGTGATTGCCCTCAGCGACGACAGCGGCGCGGTCAAGGACCAACTGTCCTACGACCCATGGGGCCAACGCCGCCATCTGGATGGCAGCGACGACCCCAACCGCACCCTGACCGGCGAGCTGGACCGCACCGGCTATACCGGCCACGAACACCTGGACGCAGTCAGCCTGATCCACATGAACGGGCGGGTGTACGACCCGATCACCGCCCGTTTCCTGAGCCCCGACCCAACGGTGCCGGATGCGGACAATCAACAGCAGTACAACCGTTACAGCTATGTGCTGGGCAACCCGCTGAGCTATACCGACCCGAGTGGCTTTGCCACGGTGCCGGCAGAAACATTACCGGATTACGTTGAACAGGTTATGGGGAAACGGATCGTCAGCAAGACCGACAGCTTGGCGGATAACTGGACCTTGGGCTGCATCGGGATCAGT contains:
- a CDS encoding FG-GAP-like repeat-containing protein → MVGLRPYTVSWSSSHATRVTYQCKAGGTGYNDTITLATPNGSAVETASLAWVGHPSTCTWTAYGPGGVRSITDTMTTVANTAPSVTLTHPGQVRSGASILLRATASDPDSNDGVANVYFFVNGTLIGPGTVNGGQYERAWTAPATAGTYTITAQAVDRWGVQGHSTVTLVVEERNPMPDQPVPNGHPAGTLPGQVEVTAAGAASYSIPIAVPPGTAGVVPSISLNYSSQAGDGMIGYGWSLGGLPAITRCPKTRAQDGIGNEQAISLTASDQFCLEGQRLMLVSGTHGATAEYRTELDGFSKILSFGSNPANGPVRWEVWTQSGNRLDLGSTDDSRVEAQGKTAILKWTLAKLSDARSNYYTVAYDKLPAEGEHYPRLITYTGNSNQGVAPYNAIRFHYDTSRSDPQLGYVAGSKVSVLRRLRAIQTHIDTAADGSGGAMVREVWIGYAQNPQTNRSLVTSLTDCHQVGECLPATTFKWTAMGAADQGFNGAGSGVWGGPAVAIPDGANKQAHVSGTVIPADFNGDGKVDLATSRDNGQWQVCLATGDRFDCQTWSGPNTTSRLVLLGDFNGDGRTDLAKPPTVVTRQDPWQLCFSTGSGFSCEHWTGPVSYGDVVVGDFDGDGRTDIVSSTSQVLCQSKGLASVATGFACRPYANTKHLLQAPRMPSGEPSMFQFQPLSQDIDGDGRADLIRFAIIGAVGQYADFSALRADGQGFNTLANARGARGGEDVRYATAGGSWFADHTRDPLQSYPDWLVGFKPIDTVPNTGALQYCSFTGADIRCRDVFKNSDVPDVFNELFADIDGDGRPDGLHWDTARGSWRLCQLSAGAASYSCSDWAGPRAPDFAAHLFGDFNGDGKTDLALYDQPSGSWRVQLAGGPKLDLLREVTNGRGHTTQVSYRPLTDDAVYTPDTTPVAGVRNERNSQQVVSQLQSSNGMGGWFTRSYRYSGLKSDLNGRGSLGFATTQVTDVSSSVVTTTHYRQDYPFIGQAALISERHSNGTELRRDSYDWAERPTATAALSGQSIRFPFVTRHVQTLRELNNGAEIGSLITEVPADGSGYDAFGNLTLQKTQQLARGASHVTLTRNRFDNHPASWQIGLLRESILNKQFGESSITRTTTFDYDGAGQLLRETLEPNEVSLKVVRELGRDGFGNVTRKTLHWTDPVAGSVKTRKEEARQFDSTGRFPHTFTNALQHTETRDYSKLHGALTSLTGPNQLTTRWQYNAWGHTLRESRPDGTATTWTNQRCLDECGDAVSILTTQYWAGQTQIAAPEESHFDALNRLVQARTWGRNGVAIQVQQRYDPRGNLVAVSRPFAAGSSPVWARYEFDDLGRQTKRITPDDQGVLQHDRTDYAGLQTTYTNPKSQTRIEWRNAIGKLDTVIDADGKALQFAYDAFGNLIRTLDAKGNPIQIGYDRLGRKRSLHDPDLGARQYEVDPLGQVYRQTDAKQQVTHFTHDELGRLTRRLQPDQDSRWLYDTAAHGIGKLAEAFTLRGDGGKDYQRIESYDSLSRPLTTRTRLDWDYTATRSYDPAGRLGSISYGRTSHGGSSGPSHTVVYGYTPLGYLEQLTAQRHGADSKVVWRATGTDTANRISQVQLGNGLRSNRTFNQYTGRVMAISSGADNGTSTSNGATVQNDSYGYDVLGNLTRRSHLMWTAGLPYQESFSYDPLNRLQTSQVNVGGTAQPPISYGFDEIGNLSYRSNLGHYRYPASGATAIRPHAVSSIVGTVNGVANPAFSYDDNGNLLSGAGRTLSWTAFNLPSRISDTRHGSRQVSFAYGPEYQRIRQTLTGAAATQPNRVIYAGAMEKETYGHQTLLKTYLPNGIGYLVETLAGSDPAATATGPQQLAYFHRDHLGSVIALSDDSGAVKDQLSYDPWGQRRHLDGSDDPNRTLTGELDRTGYTGHEHLDAVSLIHMNGRVYDPITARFLSPDPTVPDADNQQQYNRYSYVLGNPLSYTDPSGFATVPAETLPDYVEQVMGKRIVSKTDSLADNWTLGCIGISCGNAFANWNLRPAYAGNNVALPRPMPIPRTPSLGLGDLLGKLGSLFSKANLGLALFTWDNNAFKETKCLDGSICSVAQADEGQTAEAAISGEVVAAGSGAPEPDDDKPGRTKHGQQRAEEAKTDSHRSVGDSNRVVREGRKFIDNDTGNTVYVNGDRVVVVNEHGSVVTQFKNTRANTVSRIQSGRWTPVD